CCACGAAACGATCAAAGGGCCCACACCCGATATTTAATGGATCCATAGAGTCGACCGGTACGCCAGCCGAGTTCCCAAAGATAGCGCCCGCGGGTGTTAGGATCCAGCAAGGCCGGGAATTCCCTCACCAGCCAAATCCAGCAACTGATGACTCGTTTGCGACTCTGCCTTTTAAGGCCATGGAGTCGATAGCGCTTATACAATGCCACATCGTACTCTGCGTACTTGCGTGCCTGCCGCAGTAGCCGGCGAACAGAACTGCGATAGCGTACGTGCAATATCGCGTTGGGCAGCGGCGTCAACGGCACACCGCTTAGTTGAATCTTCCAACAAAAATCGATGTCGAACATGACGAGCAGTTTCTCGTCGAATCCGCCAACGGCGTCGAACACGGCGCGCTGTACACCCATGTTGCCGCAGCCGGCATGCGGTAAGAACGGGGGTTCGTACTTCTGAATGCCTTCGGGTTGGGGATTACGCCGATTGCGTGACAAGGGCGTGTTGTTGAGGCGCTCGACCTCGAACGGGCCGGAGACGAAGGCATTTTGCTTGAGCCCTTCGCCCATCGCTGCCACCCATCCGTCGGCAACGATGTCATCGGCATCACAAAAGGCGATGGCGGAACTACGGGCAGCGCGCACACCTTCATTCATGGCATGCGCCGCTCCTTGCCGGGCAAAGGCATTGACGGTGCGTAAGTTTGGTAGGCGATCGCGATAGCGGTCAACAACAACCATCGATTGATCGGTGCATCGGTTGTTGACGACGATCACTTCCCACGGTTCCGACCAACGCTGCTGGGCCAATGACTCAAGCTGTTCGCCGAGCGTGGTCTCGGCGTTATAGCAGGCAATCACAACACTCAGATTCAAGCGACACTTCCCTCATTTTTATTTTTAGTATGCCCGCTTGTGCTGCTGTTTATGTTGCTAGCAAGAAAGACGCACTGGATAGCCGCCGCCTTTTTCATTTCACCCCGATTACATGGAATCGATACGGATGTCTATAAATGCGGCAGCGTGGGCGCGCTACCGTCGGTTACTCGTTCATAGCGCCGCAGCGCTGATACGAGAAAATACCAGATCGCATTCCTCGGAAATTTCCTCCACATTCCAAATGCGCTGCGGACGCGCCGGTCGTCGCGCTCGGGCATAGGCATGCGCCCCGTAGTCGTTGGTGATGCGATACACATTGAAACCTTCGTCGGCCAACATCGGCACAATCGCCATCGCCGACTCGGCCGCCGTCGGCGATCCTTTAGGACCACCGCCAACTTCGATCACGATTTCGAGCTCCGGCCGTGCGGCCGGCAACAGCGGCAACATTCCTTTGACCACGCCGATTTCGGCGCCCTCGACATCGATCTTGATCACGCGCGCACGCGCGATGTCGTCGGGCGTCAGCAACTCGTGCAACGGCCGCGCATCGACAACACCTTCGTCCTCGAATCCGATATCGTCATAGGTCGAACTGGCGCCAAGATTGAATGCCGGCGCGCGGAACAAACGCAGCGTGCCGCTGACGGCGGCGGCGGCACAGTGCAGCGCACGAATATTGCTCGCCGAGTTGAGCGAAATATTGGCGCGCAACTGCTCGAATATGCTGGGCGACGCTTCAATCGCGACCACGCGGCCGCGATCGCCGATAACCGTCGAGGCCAACAATGAGTAGTAGCCAATGTTCGCACCGACATCGATGAAGACATCGTCGCGCTTAAGACGGTCGATGAACCAGCTCGTCAGGTTCGGCTCCCAACGGCCATACAGAAAAACGTAGCGTTGCACGATGTCGCGCGTTTCGCCGGCGATGAGACAACCGAATTGAGTGCGGGCGATAAAACGATGTGCCTGGTGCCGAAAAAACCGGTTCACACGTTCGTTGATTTCCGACAACACCAGCGTTCGCGGCGAATAGCGAACATAACGACGAAGAAGGTCCCAGACCCATGGCTTTTGCGCGAGCGTCTGTCTCGCAAGCTGTTTAAAGGCAGTAGTTACCATGCGCCCTCCCCGCTGGTCGCTTGTGACTTATCTCAACCAGTGTACGACGCGGCGCAAAATAAAATTAATCGGGAATTACCCGAGCAGCTGCGACACCATCGCCACACCTTCGGTACGCCATTTAGTGCCGGCGGGTTGATGCCCGACAATAGTTAGCGGAGGAGTACCAAGATAATGACTAAGGGCGGTGATAGTTTCACCACCGCTGTCGAACATGGGATCGAGCTGATTGGCAACCCAACCGGCGAAGGCACAACCATCACCGCGAATCGCCCCGGCGGTTAGCAGCGCATGGTTGATACAGCCCAAACGCACGCCGACGACGAGCACCACCGGCAAGCCGATCACGCGCGCGATGTCGCTCATATAAAGAGTGCTATCGAACGGCACCCGCCAGCCACCCACGCCTTCCACCACCAGCCAGTCGGCAGCCGCCGCCAACCGCTCGAAGTGCTGCTGCACCACTTGCGCCTGCATCGTCACCCCGATGCGTTCGGCCGCTACATGCGGTGCGATCGGCGGCAAAAACGCGTAAGGATTAACATCGCGGTAGTCGGCCATGAATGCCGATGCCGCTTGCAAGCGCTCGGCATCGTCCGACCGCAAGCCGGCGGCCGTCTGCCGGCAACCACTCGCCACCGGCTTCATACCAACAGCCCGCCGGCCGCTCGCCACCAGCGCACATAACAACGCTTCGGCGACTTGGGTCTTACCGACACCGGTGCCGGTGCCGGTCACAAACCAGCCGCCGATCATCGCCGCCGCCGAATTTGGCTAAGCGGAATCGTCGCGGTCGCGCCGTGGCGCTGCAAGCGCACCGCCGGTACCCAAGCATGGCCGTACACGACTTCATACGTCGCTGGAATACGCCCGTCTTGCGCCATCGCTTCGTAGGCCATACGAAAGCGCCGAAAGCGATCGCGCCCGGTTAGACCGCGCGACCGAGTGCGCTGCGCATTGCCGGCACCGATCGCCTTGAGATCGCCTAACACCCCGTCGACATCGGCATACGTAAGCGTGTAGTGCTCGACGTCCATTACCGGATCGGCAAAACCGGCGCGCACCAGAGCATCGCCGAGATCATGCATATCGAGAAAGCCGTGCACGTGGCCGGCGTTATCGATTCCGCGCCAGGCCGCTTTCAACTCGCGCAAGGTATCGGGACCGAAGGTGGTGAACATCAGCAATCCACTCGGCGCCAACACCCGCAGGAACTCGGCCAGCGCCGCTGCCGGATCGCACCATTGCAACATGAGGTTCGACCACACCATATCGAACGCTTCGCCGGCGAACGGCAAACGTTCGGCATCGGCACAAACGAAACGCTTTTGACCGAACCAACCGGTCGCACGCCGTGCTTGCGCCGTCATCGCCTGCGCCAGATCGACGCCGGTAAGCGATGCCGACCGATAACGGCGCGCCAGCGTGCGTGTGCCATAGCCGGTGCCGCAACCGGCGTCGAGAATACGTGCCGGCGGATGCTTGATCGCATCGAGCCGCGTCAACATGTTGTCCGCTACTTGCCGTTGCAACACCGCCGCCGCCTCATAGGTCACGGCAGCGCGCTCGAAGTGCGCGCGCAAATGGCGCTTATTAAGGACGAACGGCGACGGTGCCGGCATG
This DNA window, taken from Gammaproteobacteria bacterium, encodes the following:
- a CDS encoding glycosyltransferase family 2 protein, whose amino-acid sequence is MNLSVVIACYNAETTLGEQLESLAQQRWSEPWEVIVVNNRCTDQSMVVVDRYRDRLPNLRTVNAFARQGAAHAMNEGVRAARSSAIAFCDADDIVADGWVAAMGEGLKQNAFVSGPFEVERLNNTPLSRNRRNPQPEGIQKYEPPFLPHAGCGNMGVQRAVFDAVGGFDEKLLVMFDIDFCWKIQLSGVPLTPLPNAILHVRYRSSVRRLLRQARKYAEYDVALYKRYRLHGLKRQSRKRVISCWIWLVREFPALLDPNTRGRYLWELGWRTGRLYGSIKYRVWAL
- a CDS encoding FkbM family methyltransferase, giving the protein MVTTAFKQLARQTLAQKPWVWDLLRRYVRYSPRTLVLSEINERVNRFFRHQAHRFIARTQFGCLIAGETRDIVQRYVFLYGRWEPNLTSWFIDRLKRDDVFIDVGANIGYYSLLASTVIGDRGRVVAIEASPSIFEQLRANISLNSASNIRALHCAAAAVSGTLRLFRAPAFNLGASSTYDDIGFEDEGVVDARPLHELLTPDDIARARVIKIDVEGAEIGVVKGMLPLLPAARPELEIVIEVGGGPKGSPTAAESAMAIVPMLADEGFNVYRITNDYGAHAYARARRPARPQRIWNVEEISEECDLVFSRISAAAL
- the bioD gene encoding dethiobiotin synthase, which gives rise to MIGGWFVTGTGTGVGKTQVAEALLCALVASGRRAVGMKPVASGCRQTAAGLRSDDAERLQAASAFMADYRDVNPYAFLPPIAPHVAAERIGVTMQAQVVQQHFERLAAAADWLVVEGVGGWRVPFDSTLYMSDIARVIGLPVVLVVGVRLGCINHALLTAGAIRGDGCAFAGWVANQLDPMFDSGGETITALSHYLGTPPLTIVGHQPAGTKWRTEGVAMVSQLLG
- the bioC gene encoding malonyl-ACP O-methyltransferase BioC, which translates into the protein MPAPSPFVLNKRHLRAHFERAAVTYEAAAVLQRQVADNMLTRLDAIKHPPARILDAGCGTGYGTRTLARRYRSASLTGVDLAQAMTAQARRATGWFGQKRFVCADAERLPFAGEAFDMVWSNLMLQWCDPAAALAEFLRVLAPSGLLMFTTFGPDTLRELKAAWRGIDNAGHVHGFLDMHDLGDALVRAGFADPVMDVEHYTLTYADVDGVLGDLKAIGAGNAQRTRSRGLTGRDRFRRFRMAYEAMAQDGRIPATYEVVYGHAWVPAVRLQRHGATATIPLSQIRRRR